The Serratia rhizosphaerae genome has a segment encoding these proteins:
- the crp gene encoding cAMP-activated global transcriptional regulator CRP: protein MVLGKPQTDPTLEWFLSHCHIHKYPSKSTLIHQGEKAETLYYIVKGSVAVLIKDEEGKEMILSYLNQGDFIGELGLFEEGQERSAWVRAKTACEVAEISYKKFRQLIQVNPDILMRLSAQMASRLQVTSEKVGNLAFLDVTGRIAQTLLNLAKQPDAMTHPDGMQIKITRQEIGQIVGCSRETVGRILKMLEDQNLISAHGKTIVVYGTR from the coding sequence ATGGTTCTCGGCAAACCGCAAACAGACCCGACTCTCGAATGGTTCCTGTCTCATTGCCATATCCACAAATATCCATCCAAAAGTACGCTGATTCACCAAGGTGAAAAGGCTGAAACGCTCTACTACATCGTGAAAGGCTCCGTTGCGGTGCTGATTAAAGATGAAGAAGGCAAAGAGATGATCCTGTCCTATCTCAACCAGGGGGATTTCATCGGCGAGCTTGGATTATTTGAAGAAGGCCAGGAGCGCAGCGCCTGGGTGAGAGCGAAAACCGCCTGTGAAGTAGCTGAAATTTCCTATAAGAAATTCCGTCAGCTGATCCAGGTCAACCCGGATATTCTGATGCGCCTTTCCGCGCAAATGGCCAGCCGCCTGCAGGTCACCTCAGAGAAAGTGGGGAACCTCGCCTTCCTTGACGTTACCGGCCGCATTGCGCAAACCCTGCTGAACCTGGCGAAACAGCCGGACGCCATGACCCACCCTGACGGTATGCAAATTAAAATCACGCGTCAGGAAATTGGTCAAATCGTCGGTTGTTCACGCGAAACGGTCGGCCGTATCCTGAAAATGCTGGAAGATCAAAACCTGATCTCCGCGCACGGCAAAACCATTGTTGTTTATGGCACGCGTTAA
- a CDS encoding MFS transporter yields the protein MGFALLPIEREFNLPAEQLGYVTGVFFLAYSLFQIPAGWLNDRFGFKKVLCASLLLLGGFALCFGLLGFGLGLLVTFRFLSGMGHSGYPCSCAKAVVANFPLEQRTFAQSILLSSAGLAMTAGPLVAVYCLEHIGWRGSFSALGLLAFAVAACVLWLVPNPPRAAQRSADGAGNTYRTLLKTPIVLLLFVAIFCINIPSYGLMAWLPKFLVQQRGMALGMSSLVVAAGGLGIWISSLGTGWLVGRYMQGREPLVIFCCSLLSALCIWLVYTSTSAWGASVLLFLGYVFLMASFVTVFTLPMKRLAPEVMGAAMGLINTGGTLGGFVAPIVMGYLITLSQGYASTFIFLALAMVVSGLVMLPLAVKPRQSLLNGGEL from the coding sequence ATGGGGTTTGCCCTGTTGCCGATTGAGCGTGAATTTAATCTGCCGGCGGAACAGCTGGGCTATGTCACCGGCGTATTCTTCCTGGCGTATTCATTGTTTCAAATTCCGGCCGGCTGGCTTAACGACCGCTTCGGTTTTAAGAAGGTGCTGTGTGCTTCTTTATTGCTGCTGGGTGGTTTCGCCTTGTGCTTCGGCCTACTGGGCTTTGGCCTGGGGCTGCTGGTGACGTTCCGCTTTCTGTCGGGGATGGGGCATTCCGGCTATCCCTGCTCATGCGCCAAAGCGGTGGTCGCCAACTTTCCGCTGGAGCAGCGCACTTTCGCACAGTCGATTTTGCTCTCTTCCGCCGGCCTGGCGATGACCGCCGGGCCGTTGGTGGCGGTGTACTGCCTGGAGCATATCGGCTGGCGCGGCTCTTTCTCGGCGCTTGGCCTACTGGCTTTTGCGGTTGCCGCCTGCGTGCTGTGGCTGGTGCCGAATCCGCCGCGGGCGGCGCAGCGTTCGGCGGACGGCGCCGGCAATACCTACCGCACCTTGCTGAAAACGCCGATTGTGCTGCTGCTGTTTGTGGCGATTTTCTGTATCAACATTCCGTCTTACGGCTTGATGGCCTGGTTGCCTAAATTTCTGGTTCAGCAGCGCGGTATGGCGCTTGGCATGTCCAGCCTGGTGGTGGCCGCAGGCGGCCTGGGGATCTGGATCTCTTCGCTGGGCACCGGCTGGCTGGTGGGGCGCTATATGCAGGGGCGTGAGCCGCTGGTGATTTTCTGCTGCTCGCTGCTGAGTGCGCTGTGTATCTGGCTGGTTTATACCTCCACGTCGGCATGGGGCGCCAGCGTGTTGCTGTTTTTGGGGTATGTCTTCCTGATGGCGTCCTTTGTCACGGTGTTTACGCTGCCGATGAAGCGCCTGGCGCCGGAGGTGATGGGCGCCGCCATGGGGCTGATCAATACCGGCGGCACGCTCGGCGGTTTTGTTGCGCCGATTGTGATGGGGTATCTGATCACCCTGAGCCAGGGGTATGCATCGACCTTTATCTTTCTGGCGCTGGCGATGGTGGTTTCCGGTCTGGTGATGCTGCCGTTAGCGGTGAAGCCGCGCCAATCCCTGTTAAACGGAGGTGAATTGTGA
- a CDS encoding LysR substrate-binding domain-containing protein translates to MRYLPKLQQLRVFQQVIRSGSIRGAARALQQSQPAVSRSLRELEQALDTQLIIRSNQGMTLTESGRIFAVRMQFILEELQRAADEIQQISQHSQGTVAMGLSSLLALTVLPMLADAFRKQFPQVNLVLQEAQLSTLLPALREGRLDFAVGSISPELPLEDLVREPLFNASFCIVARRGHPLANARSLDALRQAKWLLPETDMGYYQHLQSVLGDFYQQLETPPVRSDSVICGLNMVLASDYLTIVARAMARPLHLQEQVVTLPIDTLPQAQYCVLYSQRSPLTVTARRLLDLLHGQCQRYAW, encoded by the coding sequence GTGCGCTACCTGCCAAAATTGCAGCAGCTTCGGGTTTTTCAGCAGGTGATTCGCAGCGGCAGCATTCGCGGCGCGGCGCGCGCGCTGCAGCAATCCCAGCCGGCGGTCAGCCGCAGCCTGCGTGAACTGGAACAGGCGTTGGACACGCAGCTGATTATTCGCAGCAATCAGGGCATGACCCTGACCGAAAGCGGTCGCATTTTCGCGGTGCGGATGCAGTTTATTCTGGAAGAGCTGCAGCGTGCGGCGGATGAGATTCAGCAGATCAGCCAACACTCACAGGGGACAGTGGCGATGGGGCTTTCTTCACTGCTGGCGCTGACGGTGCTGCCGATGCTGGCCGACGCGTTCCGAAAACAGTTCCCGCAGGTAAATCTGGTGCTGCAGGAAGCCCAGCTCTCCACCCTGCTGCCCGCGCTGCGCGAAGGCCGGCTGGATTTCGCCGTCGGTTCCATCAGTCCGGAACTGCCTTTAGAAGATCTGGTGCGCGAGCCGCTGTTCAATGCGTCATTTTGCATCGTCGCCCGCCGCGGTCATCCGCTGGCCAACGCTCGCTCGCTGGATGCGCTGCGCCAGGCCAAATGGCTGCTGCCGGAAACCGATATGGGCTATTACCAGCATCTGCAATCCGTGCTGGGTGATTTTTATCAACAGCTGGAAACGCCGCCGGTGCGCTCGGACTCTGTCATCTGCGGCCTGAATATGGTGCTGGCGTCTGACTACCTGACCATTGTGGCGCGCGCGATGGCGCGTCCGCTGCATTTGCAGGAACAGGTGGTCACGCTGCCGATTGATACCCTGCCGCAGGCGCAGTATTGCGTGCTCTATTCGCAGAGATCGCCGCTAACCGTAACGGCGCGGCGTTTGCTGGATTTGCTGCACGGCCAGTGTCAGCGCTACGCCTGGTAA
- a CDS encoding OsmC family protein, whose protein sequence is MQARVKWVEGLTFLGESASGHQVLMDGSAGEKAPSPMEMVLMSVGGCSAIDVVSILQKGRNDVRDCEVKLSSQRRDEAPRTFTAINLHFIVSGKGLSDKVVERAVNLSAEKYCSVSLMLSQAATVTHSFEIRVVE, encoded by the coding sequence ATGCAGGCAAGAGTGAAATGGGTGGAAGGATTGACCTTCCTCGGTGAGTCCGCGTCAGGTCATCAGGTGTTAATGGATGGTAGCGCCGGGGAAAAGGCGCCGAGTCCGATGGAGATGGTGCTGATGTCGGTGGGCGGTTGCAGCGCGATCGATGTGGTGTCGATTCTGCAAAAGGGCCGCAATGACGTGCGTGACTGCGAGGTGAAACTCAGCTCGCAGCGGCGGGATGAGGCGCCGCGTACTTTTACCGCGATCAATCTGCACTTTATCGTCAGCGGTAAAGGGTTGAGTGACAAGGTGGTGGAGCGTGCGGTCAACCTGTCTGCTGAAAAGTACTGCTCGGTATCGCTGATGTTGAGTCAGGCGGCAACGGTGACCCACAGTTTCGAAATCCGCGTGGTGGAATAA